One genomic window of Lytechinus variegatus isolate NC3 chromosome 1, Lvar_3.0, whole genome shotgun sequence includes the following:
- the LOC121406568 gene encoding flocculation protein FLO11-like translates to MATVYSLISLLVCIHQTSASSSSQIKRAHPHAPSSSTSLLHSSSTPPSMSSSSMSSPSPQLSNMLNTTSSTISTMTWALSINDTQPPTRGQSSRSRSVHPSPKATSKTIYAPSSSEPLFVMTSSFYEGNLNTSTMSTNFWDGDIYITTTEEIWLSTLDQDAEITTATPVSQIPITLISQPPASHMSSLLSPSPSTMPSAASPSTRVNIPSQQPSTLIPSLPPSTPIPSFSSSPSISSSSSQSTPSTPIPSSSSARPIPSSSSSSSTSSPISQLSTPIPSSSIGNHSIHQSPFSTPPPPSVIPSPSTSMSSGAMSNAADTRTSSFPHSISMFISSTYESDRVTSSVLGSSTGDSASVSMTSSTTYDFNGSLPISATQSMSPTFEIISSFIDLNVTSFVESYTILMTASADVNVSVESPQPTMQLFTQLISSETPEIHSTPISSDYRMPMPSSASPIASSSNILLSASMSGIPSAMPSTSSFTASTANPASHIPPTESASTEATTDGNKTTLGVYYPVRCTIKLGGDCRQVKAKEDAFKSNFIESISSLMSLDHSRISVNSVKCGSVVVDFTLQDTADFAFAEDLYGYMDSTDITVPFENQTLTAETIEFHDGPYAPTTPKPSEAPPVSDDDEGGLTFEQQQRLIYILIGVVVGFVILLAIILVVHHVVRRTCSKSQQSFDLQDEPCIKLTDFNMAHTCIPRPRSIYSSIGADGRFFRYDNREDNTYPPASPTSFIYADSRDIKEHYHEVIDPDDQDPSTSDMQNQKDFGRSGLPEWNLPLVDGASAVSPDLLNTIDSHHSSHPSTSSDTFRPPSAASSTLNNPPVFSPPAPPPPPPPPLPTPIIQSGTLRSRHSCDAGSEMTDSSGDTNTLTKGSSDVGTSMMGIDNPLMTPEEYYDIPGPSTSDRMSRYIVR, encoded by the exons ATGGCAACCGTGTATTCTCTGATATCTCTCCTTGTCTGCATTCACCAGACGTCAG CATCTTCTTCAAGTCAGATAAAAAGGGCACATCCGCATGCTCCATCATCGTCCACATCACTCCTTCATTCATCATCGACGCCACCGTCTATGTCATCATCGTCGATGTCATCACCATCGCCTCAGCTATCAAACATGCTAAATACTACTTCATCAACGATATCAACCATGACATGGGCATTGAGTATTAATGATACGCAGCCACCGACAAGGGGGCAGTCGAGTAGGTCGAGGTCGGTACATCCGTCACCGAAGGCGACGTCGAAGACGATCTATGCACCATCGTCATCGGAACCGTTGTTTGTGATgacttcatcattttatgaag GAAATCTGAACACCTCTACCATGTCTACGAACTTTTGGGATGGCGACATATACATCACGACGACGGAAGAGATCTGGCTATCAACATTAGACCAAGATGCTGAGATCACCACAGCTACGCCAGTATCACAAATACCAATAACATTGATATCACAGCCACCAGCATCACATATGTCATCATTGTTGTCACCATCACCTTCAACAATGCCATCTGCAGCGTCACCATCAACCCGAGTAAACATACCATCACAACAACCGTCAACGTTGATACCGTCTTTACCGCCATCAACACCAAtaccatcattttcatcatcaccgtcaatatcatcatcatcctcacaatcaacaccatcaacaccaataccatcatcatcatcagccagaccaataccatcatcatcatcatcatcatcaacatcatctccAATATCACAACTATCAACACCAATTCCATCATCATCTATCGGTAACCATAGCATTCATCAAAGCCCATTCTCGACACCTCCTCCACCATCCGTCATTCCCTCCCCTTCTACTTCTATGTCTTCTGGTGCTATGTCGAATGCTGCAGATACAAGAACATCCTCGTTTCCTCACTCAATTTCTATGTTTATATCTTCAACGTACGAGTCCGACCGGGTCACCTCTTCAGTGCTGGGTAGTAGCACCGGCGATTCCGCCAGCGTGTCAATGACCTCAAGCACGACCTATGACTTCAATGGATCATTGCCGATATCAGCTACACAATCAATGTCCCCTACGTTTGAAATCATCTCGtctttcattgatttaaatGTAACATCATTCGTGGAATCATACACGATTCTAATGACAGCATCGGCTGATGTCAACGTGTCCGTAGAGTCTCCTCAACCAACGATGCAATTATTCACTCAGTTGATTTCTTCAGAAACTCCGGAAATACATTCAACTCCGATTTCTTCAGATTATCGCATGCCGATGCCTTCATCTGCTTCGCCCATTGCATCATCGTCAAACATTCTCCTGAGCGCATCAATGAGTGGCATCCCCTCTGCAATGCCATCCACGTCGAGCTTTACTGCCAGTACTGCAAATCCGGCATCGCATATCCCACCAACAGAATCAGCATCAACAGAAGCAACCACTGATGGAAACAAAACCACACTGGGAGTGTACTACCCGGTGAGATGCACCATCAAATTAGGAGGAGATTGTCGTCAAGTCAAGGCGAAAGAGGACGCCTTCAAAAGCAATTTCATCGAGTCAATATCCTCTCTGATGTCTCTAGACCATTCCAGGATATCAGTCAACAGCGTGAAATGTGGCTCTGTCGTTGTGGACTTCACGCTGCAGGACACTGCGGATTTTGCCTTCGCAGAGGATCTCTACGGCTATATGGACTCGACTGACATCACTGTGCCCTTCGAAAATCAAACCCTGACAGCAGAGACAATCGAATTTCACGACGGTCCGTACGCTCCGACCACACCGAAGCCATCGGAAGCCCCACCGGTATCCGACGACGATGAGGGCGGGCTAACTTTCGAACAGCAGCAGAGACTGATATACATCCTCATCGGCGTCGTGGTTGGCTTCGTGATTTTACTGGCCATCATCCTGGTTGTCCATCACGTGGTTAGGAGGACCTGCAGTAAGAGTCAACAGTCCTTCGATCTTCAGGACGAACCCTGCATCAAACTGACTGACTTCAACATGGCGCACACCTGTATTCCTAGACCTCGAAGTATCTACAGCTCCATTGGGGCAGATGGAAGGTTCTTCCGATACGACAATCGAGAG GACAACACTTATCCACCTGCCAGTCCGACGTCATTCATTTACGCCGACTCACGGGACATCAAAGAACATTATCATGAGGTCATTGACCCGGATGACCAAGACCCTTCGACCTCTGACATGCAGAATCAAAAGGACTTTGGGCGTAGTGGACTTCCGGAATGGAACCTTCCACTCGTAGATG GTGCTTCTGCTGTGTCCCCAGATCTCCTGAATACTATCGATTCCCACCATTCAAGTCACCCGTCGACATCGTCTGATACATTCCGACCGCCGTCCGCCGCCTCGTCAACCCTCAATAACCCGCCGGTTTTCTCACCACCCGCTCCCCCTCCTCCACCGCCTCCACCGCTGCCCACCCCTATCATACAGAGTGGAACGCTCCGGTCTCGACACAGCTGCGATGCAGGCTCAGAGATGACGGACTCGTCGGGCGATACCAACACGCTGACAAAGGGGAGTTCAGACGTTGGCACGTCGATGATGGGTATAGATAATCCACTGATGACCCCGGAAGAATATTATGATATCCCGGGTCCAAGTACATCCGATAGAATGTCAAGATATATTGTACGTTAG